The nucleotide window aaaaattaaagaatactTACCACCCTACCACACCTGAGTTTGACAGGCTCAGCTGAAAGTTTACTGAAACTTCCCCTTaagtttttcttcaaattactaAATATGCTGAATGACGTGACACATTTTAATTTGGCCCATAAGGAGTAGTCTGTTTTcttgtttaaaaaagaagaaaaacacaaaCTCGTAAAacgagaaagaagaaaaaagacagTGGGAAAAAcgcaaaagaaaaaacaaagtaTATACACGCAGGACCAATTAGTCATTGATCAGTACATAGATGtggaacaaatatttatttacaaaatgtAAAAAGGATTATGAGAGGTAGATGAGTTTTTAATCATGCTAATGTatgcatttaaatttttttgcattactaatacttAGAAATTCATAGTACTAATACACGCCTTAATAAACAATAAAGTGAttacattagttatacatagcatTAAAAAGTGTATATCAAACAAGATATTACTAATACACAGAGCTGATActtgcattatttttattaatatactctaccaaacgaccttTTAACTGATTAGTTACACCTTTAGGTTGACGTAGACCaaatattgattatttatgacATTGCTGACTAGGACGTTAAGGATATTCAATCAAGTAGTTTCACCAAAACTCTGCTACCTGTTTTTAATGGAGTATCGAANACTACCAAGTAACGAAAAGGATTGCAATAAGATAATTTTAAACTAAACCTAGTGAAGATGAGGGGATTTCAAGTACTTTTCCCGTTCATGCCTCTTCCCCACCTCCACCCTTCTCTCTTTTTAGCTGAAGGAGATAATTTTACACATGAACATCTATAATTGATGCATACACAAGTTTATTATATCTTACATGTTCACTGTTTTATCATGTTAAGATCATTCGAGAATCATCAAGctggaaaaataaagaagatcaTCTTGTACTCCactttctttgttttgtttatacAACATTCCATGGAAAGTGTAATGGATGtttctaataataaaaatgcatcttttgatgttcatgattcaTGTGAAACCAATTGTCTGTAGTTACCTTTCCAACTAAGTATTCATTTGCATGATCCATGCCATAAACATCTGATGTGTCAAAAAATGTGACTCCTTTACCAAAAGCCTCCTTGATTATTGCAATCCCTTCCGCCTCAGGAACAGGAGAATTATAGACTCCGGTGAGCCCCATACAGCCGAAACCTAATTTAGAGACCTAGAAACAAAGGTTCAACATGCAGTGAATGACCATTGCATCAAATTATATGAACACTATCTTGCCAAATAAACAATTTTGCAAAAAGCTACTACATACACTACATAAATAAAGTACTTTGTCATATCCTTCAGAACTCCCACAAATTAAGAACACTACCAATGTGTAAAAACCAGACGAAATCGAAGTACTCTAAAATTAAACCTACTTCCAATACAAATAGACACAATTAGAACTGATAAAATGCGACATTGTTCAAAAAATGTATCGTATAGCTTGAAGTTTTTACCTCAAGTCCTTGAATTCCCAGCTTTACTCTAGGCATCTCAACTGCGTCCGCCATTGCTCAAATGGGAAAAACTCTCTTTTGActgttttcttctcttttggtTCTAAAATTGGGTAAATTGTAGTGATTCTATGGAGATATATATACACTTTCGCCATTGACGTTTTTTTCGCCCCTGTGAGGAGAGCGATTAGGTATGAAGGGGTGCTTGCGTCAACGATTACGTTAATCTTGCTATCATTTTCAGTCTAACTTGATAAATTATGgattattagaaataatttaaatatattatttccttttatttttagttcaaaattcaaatatactTCAATGTAAATTTGTCCTTAATTTTGACAGAAAAACATGTGTTAAGCTCAAAATTAAATGAGTCgctttcaattttaattattagatttttgaaaaaactcgCCCATTTAACTGGATCCAAcctattttctttctttttttgagaaggGCTGAAAATACCCTCAACTATTTGAATTGATACAAAACTATCCTTCATCCATCTTTCGGCCCTCAAATGCCATTGACGTCAACCTTTTCaatcaaaaatacccttaattCTACTGTCCACACTTATAAGGTAGATGAAGGACAATATTGTACCAAATCTTATAGCTTAAGGATATTTTAGGCCATTTTTtcgttaaaataatttgaaattacttaatatataggctcaataagttgatttgattttggaTCTTGTccatcatttcaaaaaaatttcaacttgtGATAAAACAAGGGAGAAAAAAAGGAGTAAAATAATGGCGTCATTCATACATTAGTATTAGTTCAATAGAAGATTTAATTAACTATGTATGTATACTGCATTTTTCTTTCGTGTGtacccaaaattcaaaataaaagaatgaaaatgacattttctCCTATCTCCCCTCTCCCCCGCCCCACACACACTATgataataatacaaattaaaagaatatgaacatgtaaatttatttaaagtttgaGTTCATGATATCCTAATTAAGAATTAgagaactttaaaaaaaaaaaagaataataggAGGGAATGAGCAAGGCAATTGAATAATTGAtcgaaaatatatataatgaaaaacaaaacttatttttttagatgaaaaataagaaagggCTAGTATGATTTTTTGTTGGATCTccattatgagttgggttataaTAATTGGTGGGGTTGATTCAAAATAGGACAATAGTAACATATcatcaaattaataattttttaaaatattatttcaagcGTATCGGGACAAGACATGAAAATTATGTgattcttattatttatttgagaagagtttaaattttaatcaattagaTTAggtaacataataaataaatatttaatgattttacTTTAGGGgactttgttaaaaataagggcaaatatgaGTCAAATGGTTAATATCAAGTGTATTTTTGAGTCAAAAGATTGGCGTCAAGTGTATTTGGGGGCAGAAAGGTGGATGAAGGATAATTTCATACTAATTCAAATAGTTGATGgatattttaggcccttttccgtCGTCCAAAGTGTCAAAGCTTGTTGTTTCAACTTGAgacataattaaattaaagatagtAAAGACCCATGAGTCCATAACCCAATGTCACATAATAGTGATACAATAGCAAAGCCATAAATTGATACTTTATGGACCTAAGTCCAGACTTGGGCCTAACAATAGGGGCCAGTGTTTGATTACTACACAAGTAAGAacactaatttttaaaaaactatgcAGCAAATATGATTGCCACTTTGACTGAGATAAAACACAAGCAGACAGTCACATCCTTTATTCAACTATGACAGTACAAAATGAGAGGAATTATATGGCAATGGATTTAAGAAGCAAAAAGAGTAACTGGATTAATGATCATTTGGTTGGTGGAGGTGTAATGGAAAACTTATATGATGTGTTATAAAGACTCCCGCCAATTCTCTGCCCTGCCACTTCACTGGCGGGCACTGCATCAGAAAGCTCTTTTATGTCTTCTTCTCTGAGCTTTACTCTCACGGAACCGATGTTATCATGAAGATTTTTTATCTTTGTTGTACCTATAATAACAGACAAGAGACTAACTCAGTATTCACAGCATCATGTCTTTAAGAAATCAAAGCACAAGTGAGTGCTACTTATTTCTGTACAAGTACTCTAAGATCATCTTTATATTAGTGAAACTACGAGAAGAATTGCTTACCAGGAATAGGTACAATATCATCCCCTTGGTGAAGAATCCATGAAATAGCAAGTTGAGCCGGAGTGCATCCATGCTTCTTGGCTATTCCTTCCAAACGAAAATATATAGATTTGTTCTTTTCAAAGTTCTCTCCAGTAAACCTAGGTTGTATTTGAAGCAGGTCATCGACTATACAGAAATACATTAATACAAATAACAAGTTGTACTTAACTAACAGAGCAAGCTATATATCCATTGCCCCTTAATTAGGATTACTAGCTAAATTAGGAATCGCATCCTATGACATGCAGGTCCAATATAAAGATTCCGAGAggatttgaaaaattatttaaatacacattttattttatcataatctctaaaatttcctatcaatttaaaaaaaataatcaaaaatacCCTCTCGGATGCATCCCTCCTCTCTCGCTAATACATGTTATCTCCCTCTTAGATACATCCTTCCCCTATATATACGGATGTCTTATCCCTTCTCTAATACATCATTCCCCTATGTATCCATATATCCGGATGATGTATCCGAAAGTCCAACATGTcagaattcataaattttaagaaattcttgtaatttgaaaaatagtagGAAAATAATGTTTTAACTATGTAAAttgtattactccctccgtcccattttatgtggcacttttcggaTTTCAAGATGCAAACGaatctatctttgaccgtaagtttttcatagatcctttaaacattttaaattatcaatcattgtgacttataatactttttacgaagtttacaaatatataaatttcatttaaaaaatttgacTATTTCATGCGCAAACTCCCAGTCAAACGTAAACtgtttgaatcttgaaaaatgaaaagtgtcacataaattgaagcAAAGGAAGTAATATATATGGGTTATTTAGAGCAAAGTTATTGGATTCGCCGACCCGAAGCGCCAGTAATGAATAGTCAATGGCTTAATGAACTCTGTCTTCATGGGCTGATACGATAGCTGTCAATGGCTTTATCCATGAGTTTtgacagttttttttttgagtttttccaCATTGGAGCCTGATTAAGTTTGAATTTGCCTATTCTATACCCGAGAAACTCGACCGCtaattaagaattaaaaaatacttaCCACTCTACCACACCTGAGTTTGACAGGCTCAGGTGAAAGTTTACTGAAACTTCCCCTTaagtttttcttcaaattactaAATATGCTGAATGACGTGACGCATTTTAATTTGGCCCATAAGGAGTAGTCTGTTTTcttgtttaaaaaagaagaaaaacacaaaCTCGTAAAacgagaaagaagaaaaaagacagTGGGAAAAAcgcaaaagaaaaaacaaagtaaataCACGCAGGACCAATTAGTCATAGATCAGTACATAGATGtggaacaaatatttatttacaaaatgtAAAAAGGATTATGAGAGGTAGATGAgtctttaaccatgctaatgTATGTATTTAAATCtctttgcattactaatacttAGAAATTCATAGTACTAATACATGCCTTAATAAACAATAAAGTGAttacattagttatacatagcatTAAAAAGTGTATATCAAATAAGATATTACTAATACACAGAGCTGATActtgcattatttttattaatatactcTACCTAACGACCTTTTAACTGACTAGTTACACCTTTGGGTTGACGTAGACCAAAAATTGATTATATATGACATTGCTGATTAGGACGTTAAGGATATTCAATCACGTAGTTTCACCAAAACTCTGCTACCTGTTTTTAATGGAGTATCGAATATTCTGCACTTATAATTTTTCTTCCTATTTTCCAAAATGAGTGATTAGAAATCATACTTGGGGTCTTCACTTGATCCCTCCCAAGTCGTTTTGTAAATTGAGTCACATCTTTATTTATTCTTGTTCTACACGATTCCCTCTATTTCAATTGATGTGACGTCTTTTTCTTTTCAGTCTATTTCaattaaatgttatattttcataattagaaataacaaatttaactttgaaactttcttttttcttcttaagtTTTGTATCAAGCCAAACAATGTTAAGAGCTAGCAAAGAATTATACTCTAGCATTTTACCCTCCAAATTTAGTTTTATGCCCATATTATTTAGGTTTGGGTTCATCTAATTACAAGTTATTAAGAGGTTGTTAATTAGTACATTTAGAGGNTTACCACCCTACCACACCTGAGTTTGACAGGCTCAGCTGAAAGTTTACTGAAACTTCCCCTTaagtttttcttcaaattactaAATATGCTGAATGACGTGACACATTTTAATTTGGCCCATAAGGAGTAGTCTGTTTTcttgtttaaaaaagaagaaaaacacaaaCTCGTACAacgagaaagaagaaaaaggacgGTGGGAAAAAcgcaaaagaaaaaacaaagtaaataCACGCAGGACCAATTAGTCATTGATCAGTACATAGATGtggaacaaatatttatttataaaaatatcatcTACAATAAAGgtggaaaaaatgtaaaaaggaTTATGAGAGGTAGATGAgtctttaaccatgctaatgTATGCATTTAAATCTCTTTGCATTATTAATACTTAGAAATTCATAGTACAAACACACGCCTTAATAAACAATAAAGTGAttacattagttatacatagcatTAAAAAGTgtatatcaaacaaaatattaCTAACACACAGAGCTTATActtgcattatttttattaatatactcTACCTAACGACCTTATAACTGATTAGTTACACCTTTAGGTTGACGTAGACCAAATATTGATTATATATGACATTGCTGATTAGGACGTTAAGGATATTCAATCAAGTAGTTTCACCAAAACTCTGCTACCTGTTTTTAATGGAGTATCGAATAATCTGCACTTATAATTTTTCTTcctattttccaaaaatgagtGATTAGAAATCATACTTGGGGTCTTCACTTGATCCCTCCCAAGTCGTTTTGTAAATTGAGTCACATCTTTATTTATTCTTGTTCTACACGATTCCCTCTATTACAATTGATGTGACGTCTTTTTCTTTTCAGtctatttaaattaaatgttatattttcataattagaaataacaaatttaactttaaaactttcttttttcttcttaagtTTTGTATCAAGCCAAACAATGTTAAGAGCTAGCAAAGAATTATACTCTAGCATTCTACCCTCCAAATTTAGTTTTATGCCCATATTATTTAGGTTTGGGTGCATCTAATTACAAGTTATTAAGAGGTTGTTAATTAGTACATTTAGAGGTCGTTTGGTAGGGTGTATTGGTCATgatattatttaatcttttgtTTGATAagattttgagaaatatttccAGAATAACTAAATTCTCCATTTTATATACTCTATGGTTTAAGATTCCATTTATTGCATGTAACTTTGTATTCTTTTCCCCTTCCCTACTGGAataaaaataagcaaaagtttggaagaataacaattaaaaaataaattaattaaagagaaaaaatcaaAGTTGTTAACTAAAGAGACCTAGTAACTAATGTGTTAGAATTAAAACTTATTAATGGTAGAGTGATTCACAATCTAGATTAAAATTTTCTAAAACAAATTGGAAGTTAACTAGTCTTATGAAATTTCCTACAATTGTTCTCCTGAATTCTTTATTTGGATATTCAC belongs to Solanum stenotomum isolate F172 chromosome 1, ASM1918654v1, whole genome shotgun sequence and includes:
- the LOC125846489 gene encoding perakine reductase-like; translation: MADAVEMPRVKLGIQGLEVSKLGFGCMGLTGVYNSPVPEAEGIAIIKEAFGKGVTFFDTSDVYGMDHANEYLVGKVTTDNWFHMNHEHQKMHFYY